Genomic window (Streptomyces sp. NBC_01431):
GCACACACCACCGTCGCACCGTCACCCATGACCCACGCCGCCGTCCGCGGTATCGCCGTGGCCGTCACCGACACCCCCGGCACCGACACGGTCTTCGACACCGGCTGCCACATCCCCCGGTCAAGCCACATCCACGTCGGCACCCGCACCAACTGCGCATGCCCCTGATCCGGATTCATCCGAATCACCGGATCCGGCAGCACCAACTCCTGCACCGCCTGCTGCGCCACCACCGCCGGCGCCGGACCAGCGTCACCGCCCTTCCCCGGTACCTCACCCGCAGGTTCGGGAAAATCCTGCATCGGTAGCGGAACACCACGAGGGCCGTACATCTGACCTGGCTGACGGTCCCAGTCCATGACGCTCCCGGAACCTGAACCCCTGCCCGTAGAGATCTCTCGTGAGGTCGTAACTCCCGGCCGCCCACCGCCCGACGGTCTCGCTTCACTGCGCGCACCGACATCGCACCGCCCGGGCTGGCTGCACTTCACTCCGGCGACGACGCCCATGGCCGAGCCTCCATCATCCGCCTGGCTCGGACCAGCCAGAGGCCCGAGCACTGACAGGGCAGCAGAGAGGACGACAACACCACACCTGGTGGAATGGCGTGGCATCAGTTCATGCATGAACCGGCCTCCCCCCAAGAGAGCTCGGAAACCTTCCACTTGCCGGAGGAGAGGACTACGGATGCCTCCGTGCGGTAGTGCCCGCCTGGGGTGCCGTCAGAGGGGTGGTCCGGCTTGACCTGCACCCACTTGGATCCGTCGACACAGTCCCGCAGTTCGACCTTGTTCTTGGTCGACTTCACAACGGTCGGCGCGACACTCGCCTCGCCCCTGCTCGTAGCCCCCTTGTCACGGATCTGCTCCATCATGTACTGGAGCAGCCCCAGCGCACCGCCCTCCGCATGGTCCGCCAGTCTGGGAGACTTCGGATCTGACGTGAGGGAAGCTTCTGCTGCGTCCTTCCACATCGCCCGGTACACCGCAATCGCCTCGCCGTCCACGCCAGTAGGCGAAGCAGACAGCGAAGCTGACGCGTTCGAAGTCGGCAAAGCCTTCGCACCCTCTGCGCGGGAGGCATTCTGCGTGCAGGCACCTAACCCGAGCCCCAGCACAACAACCGTAGTAAGAGCCGCAGCCCCTCGCACTCCATTCACTCTCACGACTCTCCCACTCTCATCAGCCACCCATCACGCAGCGTGCTCGAACCGTCACTAGTGCATCGCTGATGCCCCAGGGTTCTGGCGAGATAAACCCCATGCGGAGGGCTTGCCTCCCTTTCACCCTTACGGTGCGAATATCGTCAAGCCCGCACCAGGCAGCGTCACTTCAACTCACCTGAATGAGTGCAGAGTTCTCGGTGTCAGAGGCCCCCCGTCGGGAATAGGGGCTCATCTCCAGCGCAGCGGACGTCCCCCGCCTGCAGCGCAACGCGCCTCATAGTCCGGAGGCAGCCAGCCGGGCCGCGGTGCAGGGTTTGATCAAGTTCCCTGTGCGTCGGGCTTGGGTGTGATGCCCAGGATGGGGAGTGTTCGTTCTGGTTTGTCGCGGATGGCGCGGGTGGTCTTGGCGATGTTGGTGGCTCCTCGGGTTTTCAGGGCGCCGATCGCAAGGTTGCGGAAGGCGGCCATGACGCGGAGTGCGTTGCCGGTGTGGACGGTGGAGGCGTCCTCGGCGAAGACACGGTCCCGGATGTGGTGCTGCGCCTCCACGGTCCAGTGTCCGCGCAGGTGGGAGGAGAGCTCGGCGGATTTCGTCTGGTGGGCGTCGAGGCTGGTGACGGCGTAGACGCTCTCGCGGGTCTCCTTCGCGCCGGCCGTCTTGCGGCGGCGGTGGACGCGGATGGCGAGTTTCGCGTAGGGGAAGGCGATGCCGCCGAGGTTGTCGGCGATGGCCAGGGTCTTGATCGAGCGGGACTCGCGGCGGCCGTGTCCCTTGTTCGAGGCGGTGTGCTGGACCTTCACGGCGTTCCAGTCCAGTGCGTCCAACTGGGCCCATGCTGTGGGCTGGTTGGGCTTGACCACGGCGACGTAGTGCGCCTTCTTCGTCTCCACCAGCCAGGTGACGTTGGCCTTCACCGAGTGCAGCGCGTCGAAGGTGACCACGCCGCCTTCCAGATCGAGGGGTGAGAGCAAGGACTGGAAGTGCCGGGTCTCGTTCGTCTTGGACCCGACCTCGGCCTGGGCCAGGGTGACCGCGAGGCCGTGGGTGACGGCGGACAGCAGGTGCCGGCGGGGCCGGTCCAGGCGGGCGGAGCCGCGCAGTGCCTTGCCGTCCACGGCGATCACCCGCCGCCCGCCCTCGCCAGGCGCGGTCGCGGCGGTATGGCGCTGGGCGAGCCAGGCGCCCACAGCCGCGTCGAGCGCGTCGGCATCGAGACGCTCCAGGACCCGCCCGATCGCCGAGCGGGACGGCGCGTGCCGCCATCGCAGAAGGTGACGGCGCACTCCAAGGACGGCGAGGAGCCCGGCGTCTGCGCGGGCGCCCCACTCGGCGAGCTCGTCGATGGTCCTCGCGCCCGAGACCGCGGCAGCCGCGCAGACCAGCAGGATCGAGGCCAGCGAGTACCAGCGCCCCCGCCGAGAGCGCGGATCGGGAACCGCTTCCAGGAAGACGCGCAGGTCAGCCACATCGTCCGGGTTGACGGGACCCAGCTTGGCCAACACGGCAGGGATCGGGGAAGATGAGACAGCGGACACGGGAACCTTCTTGATCACTCGGCGTAGACACCTGAATGATCACGGATCCCGTGTCCGTTCTGTCATCCACCCCAACCCGCGCCATCCCCAGGCCAGTTGGGCGATCCCGGGAACTTGCGCAAGCCCTGGCCGCGGTGGGGACCTGCGGGCCATCCCCAGGCGATCCCCCCTCCTTCCAACCAGCTCGTTGGTCCCCTGACAGGTGTAGAGCAGGCACTCATCCAACGCCGGCCAGGCAAGCGGCTGCCCGACGTACGGGCGCACCGCGTACGGGTCAGCGTTCATAAACCCCTGGCGCCCAACGCCAGCACCCCACATGGCAGGGACGCTCACTCAGTGAACCTCCGCCATCTTGATTTCGGCTGGTCACGGCCGCTGGCGTGAAGGCGTGCGGGGCTGCTCGGGGTGGTGGTGAGGCAGTGTCCAGCGTGTAGATCGTCGGGCACGGCGGTTCCTGTGTTCCGGCCCGCTGTCTCGTTCCCTTCACTACGATCCGCCGCATGGTGGATCCCAAGGTGACCGAGCGGATCGCGGTACGCCGCGCGGAATTGGACGATCTGGAAGAACAGCTGGCCAAACAGCTGACGGAGGTGCGAGGCGAGCGCGATGAACTCGCCGCGGCCGAGCGGGTCCTGGCCCGAATGGGCGAGCAGATCGCCGCCGAGCGGGCCGCAACGGCGCCCGCTGCCGCGCAGGTGGGCGGGAAAGCGGTGCTGCTGATCCCGCACCGCGCGCCGGAGGTCACCGAGACCGCGCTTCCGCCGGAGTACCAGCGCATTCTCGCCGCAGTGCGTGACGCGGGCGGGCCCGTCACAGTCCGTCACAATCGCTGAAGCGCTCGGGCTGGATACCGGGGTGCGGGGCAAGCTGGAGCCGCTGCGCGGGAAACTGACCAAGCTGGCCGATCGGGGTTGGCTGCAAAAGCGTCCCGACGGACGGTTCACCGCCCGCCCGTGAAATGCGAGCCGATGGTGGCGGACGTAACTGCGGTGCCCCCGGAGCTCGTTGGGAATGTGTGAGCAAAACCGAAGAGCACGCCGGGGACACCGTGTCCCTTGTCTACCAGTGCCGTCTGCCGCTGTCCACGAGCACCGTCAACCACCTCGCCGACCTGCTGCGCCGTCACCTGAAATCGATAGGTTCCCGCTGGCGGTCCCTGCCACCGGGGAAGATCGCAGTGATCGTCCTGGCCGTGCTCCGCCACGACCAGCGCCTGGCCGACATGGCCGGTGGCAACAACGTCGCCGAATCCACCGTCCGCCGCTGGCGCGACGAAATGATCCACCTGCTCGCCGCGAAGGCCCCGCGTCTGGGCCGGGCCCTGAAGAAGATCGCGAAACGGGGCGGGGAAGTCGTCCTGATCAACGGCACCCTCATCCCCACCCAACGCCGCACCGGACGCGACGATCGGAAGAACTTCTCCGGCAAACATCACCGCCACGGCCTGCACTTCCTCGCCCTGACCGACGAGAAGGGACGGCTACTCTGGATCTCCGCCGCCCGGCCCGGCCGCACCCACGACGCCACCGCCGCCCGCCACGACCACCTCGTCGAACACCTGAAAGCGGCCGGCCTCGGCGCGCTCCCCGACCTGAGCTTCCTCGGCGTGGACAAGCCCGACGACCTGGTCATCGTCACCGGCTTCAAGGCCACCCGCTACCGCAAGCTAACCGCTGGGCAGAAGGAAGCGAACCGTGTGCTGGCCGCCGGACGCGCCCCGTCGAACACGGCTTCGCCCACCTGAAGAACTGGCGGATCCTCACCAAGCTCCGCACCGACCCCGGCCGCGCCACAGCCCTCCTGCGCGCCCTGCTCGTCCTGACCAACCTCGAGGTCAGCCGCTGACGGACATCGCCGGGGCCTCGTCAGATCGAGCCAGGATCCGGCATGGTCGGCAGCAACACGATTCCGGCCTGGGCGTAGGCACCCTGCGGATCAGGCCGCCGCTGACGGAATCCGAGCGCCGTCAGACGGCAGTCTTCTTCCTTGGTAATCCACGCCAGTCGCAGGCTCTCAGAGATCAGGACTACGACATCACCCGCGCACTCCGCTGCACCCAGGCGGGACACGATCTCCCCGACCGGGTTCATGTGCTCGTAGTGGAACACCGCGCGCCCGGGGTCGAACTTCGGCTGGGAATGCCACGTTTCGCGGCGCAGGTCAACTCCGAGCCCCGCGGCCAACTCGGCTGCGGCGGTGCTCACCTCGGGTATCCGGGCATCGGGGCATCGGGGCATCGGGGATGTCGCAGAGCTTGCGCACGTCGACGGAGACGGACTCGCGAAGCCGGGCCCGCTGGTGCTGGTTGAGGTCGAGCTCGATCAGTGCGCGAGCCTTGTCGAGCAGTCCCTGGGCGAAGGGACGGCAGAGGTACTCGAAGCGAGCTGTGGCCATGTAGATCCCGTTCAGGTGTTCCAACGGTCGGCGGCGTCGATCCTCGTCGCCGCGAGAGGATACCGTCCAACAAGGTCGCCGAGGAACCGCCCGCTCACCGCTGCCACCTGTTGCTTCGAGAACCTTCTCGGCTTGGACGACGGCCCACGATTCGCCGGTCTGGTCCCAGCGGCGGTCCCAGGCGCGCGTGAACTCTGCGGTGAAGTCGGTCGCCGACGATCCCCGCTGCGGCGCACAGGGCGCCGCAGACGGCGAAAACATCGGGATGCCGTCTCGGCCTGCAGTGCGCGCCACCGCGCCAGCGAGGAGCAGCAGCGCCCCGATGGCAGCGAAGCCGCCGTAGGCGGCCTTGAGCCCGAGACGCGGAGGAACGGGCGAAACCGCCCCACCCCGTCAAACGATCAAGACCGCAGACTACCGCCCACGACCAGCACGAGGACGCCAGTCAACCGCCACGCCAAACCCTCCGACCAGCACGTTCGAAGATGGCGAAGGCTCAGTCACCGCGCTTGGTCGCAACCACTGCCATCCGGCCGTCGAATGGCTATCGGACGTGACCGCCGGGCGTCAGAGGAATGGCCAACCACGCCGCCTTCGACCTCGCCTCTCGGCGGAACCCCCATGCGCCTTTGGTGAGTTCATTGACGATGAGCAAGCCGCGTCCTCGCTCGGACAGCAGTGCACATAGTGCATCGAGCCCGCCCCCACGGCCCTCCTCCACCGGGGCGAACGGAGCGGCAGCCGGAAAGGCCGGGAGCTCGGGAACGCGGGGGTCGCAGTCCCAGATCTCACAGATGACCTCTGCCGCCGTGCTCCGAAGACGCATCTCGTACGGACCCACTGCGTGCTCGGTGGCATTTGCGACGAGCTCCGAAACAGCCAGCACGGCATCGCTGATCACTTCGCCTTCATAGCCGAGTTGATCCAGTGCGCACCGCAGAGCCGCGCGTGCCCGAGTTGTCGGGCTGGGGGTGCAGTTGGTCCAGCGCCACACGACGTGGATGGTGTCCCGAGGCGGACGGGCGGGGCTCATCGGCTTCCCCCCTGCGTACGGGCTGCGTGTCGGCCACGGCGAACGCGGCGGTGGCGCCCGGTCCCTCGGCGGGCACACGCCTGTGCCTCGGTGAGCATGAGCGGGCCGGTCGACACCGCGAAAGGTGCCAGCAGTAGGGCAGTGAACAGGAACGGAGCCATCACAGGACCTCCACGGCATTGATCACGCTAGGACGCGACCACAACACCGTGGAGTGGCTGAAGAGCGGAACCGCTCTCGACGAAGTACTTTCAACGGCGGACATCTCGACGTGTGGGCCGGCGGCTGGACCACACAACGTCGACAAGCTCCCAGTGCCCGTTCGGATATGAGGAGCGGCCTGGTCGACCTCGGGCCTACGACCGCTTCGAGCACGTGCAGTGTTCCAGACACTCTATGGTCCCGCTCGCCCTGGCCACCGCCGCGCCGGGGATCTAGGTCTCATCGGCGCGGAGGGGCCACCGATCCATGGATTCTGCATGGATGGCCCGATCCATGGCCCTGCTGGCCGCTACCGCCCAGCGGCATGGGCGGGCTCGCTATCCGTTGTGCTTGAACCAGGGAATGGCCGTCGGCGACTACGGCTTCGAATCTGTAGCTCAGCCGGGCTCCATAGCCAGGCGCCCGGGCCCCGGGACCCCCGGCGCAAACCTCAGACGCTGCCCAAAGTGCGCCCTCACGCCATAGGCGTAAGGGCGCACTCTTTCGTCATCTCCCCTTCCTCGAAGGGGAGTAGCGTTCTGAGTGTCTAGGTCAGAACGGAGTTCAGTATGCCCAATCCGAACGACACCGAGCCCGAGACAACGTCGACCTTCGCCCAGCGCGTACGCCGCGCACGGGAGCACAAGGGTATGACGCGCGTTGCGGCAGCTGCACGAGTGGGCCGCTCCTACGAATGGTGGAAAGCCATCGAGACAGGCCGCCTGCGTATGCCTCGGCTGCCCATGCTCCTGAGGATGGCCGATGTCCTCGACGCTGCTTCACTCGCTGCTCTAACAGGCGATGACCGTGTCACCGCGTCCACGTACAGCAATCTCGCCCATCCCTCGCTGCAGCGAGTAAAGGACTCCCTCACCTCGTACACGCTCGGCACCAGCAACGAGGAGCCGCAGAGCCCCAAAGCGCTGGCGGCCCGCGTCCGGCAGGCGTGGCAGCTCTGGCATGGCATCGGCGACCACCGCACGCATGTCGCTGACGTGCTGCCCGGCCTGCTTGCAGACCTTCAGCACTCCGCCCGGGCCTGGGACGGGGTGCAGCGGCGGCATGCCCTCGTCGACCTGGCCCAGGTCTATCACCTCGCGCAGCTCTACCTGTCGTTCCAGCCTGCTCCCGAGCTGGTGATGCTGACCGGGGACCGGGCCATGGCGGCCGCGCAAGACGCGGACAGCCCGCACGCCATCGCCGCCGCCGCTTGGTACATGAACCACGTGTATCGGGACGCCGGAGAGGCACATGAAGCGCGTGTGGAACTGGCCATGCAGGCATCGGAGTTGCTCCAGAGGGACCGTAGCGACGAGGACCTGGCCTGCTGGGGACTGCTGCACCTCGCAGCCGCCCTCTCGTACGCGAAGATCGGCCAGGCGGGGAGCGCGGACTACCACTGGGACAAGGCCGATGACGCGGCCAAGGCCCTCGGAGCCCCGTACTCCCATCCTTGGCTGATCTTCGGGCGGGGCATGGTCGATGCCTACCGGTTGACCATGAACATCGACCTTCCTCGGCGCGGGCCCGCGGTGGATGCGGCTGCCGGCCTGAGCTTGGAGGCAATGCCGTCAGCGACCCGGCGGGGGTTCCACTCGATCGAGCAGGCGCGCGCTTACTCGCTGGCCGGGGAGGACATCGCGACCGTGCACTTCCTAGAAGCGGCGAACCGGCTCAGTCCGGAGACGGCACGGTTCAACCTCTTCGCTCGAAGCTCGGTGGCGGACCTGATGGAGTCGGGTGCGGCCTCGATCCGCCCTGGTGCGCGTGCACTGGCTCGGGAGTGGGACGTACAGGCCGCGTAGGTACAGGCCGTACCCATAATTGAGGGGGCATCGCGCGTACCCATGAACTGAGTCACACCCTCCTACGGTCGGTGGAAGAACAACCACCGACCGAGGGGTTCTCGTGGATACCACGATCGACGGACAGAGAGCAGCCGTCGCCGCATGGCTCGCCAGCAGCCTCAAAAGGCCCAGTAACGCCGGTCAGGAGTGGACTGACGTTGGCATCGCTGTCCTCGCGCTGGGGCGCCGCTTCTCGGCTGTCCGCATCGCGGAAGAGCTGGTGTACGCCGTCACCGCCGACACGAACCACGCCACGCTGGCCCACCTCCTGCGCGACATCCTGCACGGACCCGTCATCCACGACCCGCGGGGGCAACGGTTCTACGCACTTGTGCCCCCTTCACCATCCAACGGGAGCCTAGGCCGGTACGCGACGTACCTCGGCCTCGGTCACTACGTAGGCGTCCCCAGGGTCGAACGCACCGGGCCTCACGAGTCCCTCGCAAGCTACTGGGCCGTACCCATGATCCGGCCCAACGACCTGTGTGACCCGATCCGGCTGGATGGCATGCTCACGGTCGGCTCGGCCGAGCTGGCCAGTCAAGGCGAGACGTGACACCGACACAGAGCCCGAGCACCTACGTGACCCCCGAGTGCCGAGAGGCTCGAAAACTCCGCTGGGAGGCGGGACACCTTCACTGCCCTGGGCCACTCGAAGTACGGCAGCCGTCGGGCACTGTGGCCCTCGAACTACTCAAGTGCGCATGCCTCTGCCACCAGAAGAAGCCCGAAGTCGCACCGACCAAGTCGGTCTGGGCGACCTTCGAGATGGCACAGCCGACCAGCACTTGATCCCTGGCTTCAATTCGATGTAGAGCGACAGCAGTTCAGTCCGCTCCGCCGGCGGGCGGGTTCGTACGGCTCGCCCACCGGCACGAACGACATGCAGCCCGGAGAACCTTCCGGTGGGGCGCACGACCTCAGGCGGTACTGCTGTTGACTCGGTAGACGATCTTGCCGTCGAACTCTGCGAACCCAAGGTCTTGGTAGAAGGAGCGAGCGGCGGGGTTGTCGCGGTCCGTGGTCCACTCGACCCGGCTGCATCCCGGGCGGCCGTCCGCGATGGCGCGGAGCTCGTTCATGAGGCGGGCGCCGATACCCTGCCGGCGGAGGGTGTCGCGGACGTAGAGCTCTTTTAGGTAGAGCGAGTGGGTCGACCCTGCCGAGGGCCAGAGGTAGGAATAGGCGGCAAGGCCGACGATGTCGCCCGCCTCGTCCTCTACCAGTAGTGCGGAGGCCAGCGGCGGAGCCCCGAACAGGGCCTCCTCCACCTGCGCCTGTCGCTCGTCGAAGGGCTGGATCTCTGTCGAACCGTAGAATCGCTCGATCTCTTCGATCAGTTGGGCCACGGCCCGGACATCGCTTTTCTCGGCAGGTCGGATCGTCACGCTCATCGGCGTCTCCTATTGTTCGTCGTTCGCACGCACCAGTGGGGTCTCCCATCCTCGCAGCGCAGAGGGACTCGCGGTCGGCCAAGGGAATCAGGAGGCTGGTGCGCCCAGCTTCCAGTCGTGCCGCCGGAGCGAGTCCTGAATGTGCCGTATGAGGTACTCCAGGTCTGCGCAGTAGACGGAAGGGTTGCGGTATCCGCGGGCCGCGCTGAAGCGGTGCGGGAGGTAGCCGCCTCCGCATACTTCCACCAGCGGACAGCTCTGGCACTGCTCGGCCAGTGCGCTCTTGCCGTGCTGCCGGTGCAGGAGTTTGGGGTGGTGAATGGCTTCGTCAAGGGACTCGTTGTAGACATCGAGCCCGAGCCAGGAGGCGCCTTCCTCAACGGAGCGCAGAGTGTCCACGCCCTCGATCGAGCCGTCGGACTCGATCACGATGCTGGTCGGCGGTGCCAGCCCGAGGGATTCCACCGCACTGTGCACGCCGGAGCTGAGGGCCACGATGTCCTCCAGCATCCGGACGCTGTGCCGGCACTGGGGGCGAGCGAGCCAGGCGTCATAGACGCGGCTCATCCAGAGTCCGTATTCGGGGAGCGCGGGATCGTTCCGATGTGGTGGTTCGTCGTGTGTCCCGTGCGGCAGGCCGAAGTCGATCGTCGGAGGCTCAAAGGATGCCAGGTAGTCGTGGACCTCTACCGGGTCGTTGGCCAGGTCCACGACGGCGAGCAACCCGGCGAACAGATGCGGCCGGCTGCGCAGCAGCTCGATACCTCGAACCGCCGAAGCCGCGCTGGAGCGGGAGGCATGCGTCAGGCGGTGCCGGTCATTCGCGGCGGGCGGTCCATCGAGGCTGACACCGACGGAGACTTCGTACTGCTCAAAGAGATCGAGCCAGGCCGCCGAGAGGAGCGTGCCGTTGGTCTGAAGCTCGAAGCGAACCTCGGTGTCCGGTGGGATTCCCTCCCGGAGCGCACGGAGGAGGTCCTCCAGGTGCCGAGGGCCGGCGAGCAGCGGCTCGCCGCCGTGGAGCACAACATGCACGGTCCGCAGGCCGTACTTCGTTGTGTGCTCGGCGATTCTGCGGGCCGCCGCACGGGCCACGTCCACGCTCATACGCGCTGGGAGGGTCCGCCACGCCTGATCTTGCGAGTTGAAGACGTAGCAGTAGTCGCAGTCGATGTTGCAGCGATTCGCGACCTTGAGGATGAATGACCGGAAGGGCGTATGAGGCGGCGTCATTTTAGCGAGAACAGTCAGACAGGAAAGGGCCAGATGATCGAGGCCATGTGTGCGCCTTCACCGACCTTGTTCGAGGCGGCCTGTTCCGCTGCCAGGCGCTGGTGGACTCGGGCAGCGACCCGGTCCAGGACCACGTTGCCGAGCGGCACTTCCATGGCCTCGGCGGGGGACAGCCCGGGAACAGTCGTAGGTGACGGCATGCAACGCTCCTCGTGGTGTGCGCCAGCGATCGGGAAGGATCATAAAGCAGCGCGGTACAAAGGCAGTTGGGGCTGACTGATCAGCTGGCAACGTAGCAGCGGGCGGGGCGCACTGGCATACAAAATTCAGCCACATGACCTTGCTGTTGGCATGGCCGCGACCAAGGCCAAACCGAGCACGCACGAGAGGGGCTGTCTACCGCGCCTGTGTGGCCAGCAGACGCTCGACCTCATCAACTGCCCGGGTTGAGCCCAAGCGTCCGTATATGGCCAGTGCTTCGCGTAGCGATTCCCCTGCGAGGTCGGCTGCGCCCGTCGCCAGCCCGCAGCGGCCGATTCCCTCCAACGCCCGAGCTTCCTCAAGCGGGCACTTGATGTCCCGAGCGAGGCTCAGCGCACGGCTAGAGCGCTCTCGGGCTTCAGCCGCTTCGCCGGAGGTACACAGCAACAGTGCCTGGTGGTTCAGCACCTCTGCTTCGCCGCACCGATCACCCAATTCACGCAGAATCGCCAGGCTCTGTCCGAACGCGTCCGCAGCGCCCGCCCTGTCTCCTGCGACTCCTCGCGCCGCGCCCAGTTCGCTCAAAGCGGCGGCCTCGCCGCCCCGGCTTCCCAGGTCGCGATAGAGGCCAAGCGCTTCTTCCTGCGCGCGCATCGCGTCCGTCGGCCGCTCGGCAAGTCGCTCCAGGACTCCCAGGTACCGGATGCTGTTTGCCCGGCCGAACTGGTCACCGAGGTCCGTGAAGTTCTCGAGTGCATGCGTGTGCGCTTCCCGCGAACCGGCCAGATCGCCAGTCAGCCGATGCACCACACCGAGCTCGTTCAGTGCATAGCCCTGGTGGACCCGGTCGTTGAGCTCCCTATAGATGTCGTACGCCTCGCCATGCCGCTGAGCAGCCAGGTCGTACTCACCCATCAAGCAGTGGACAACACCAAGGTCACGCAGCGAGTTCGCCTCCCCATACCGATCAGTCAGCTCTCGGTAGATGGACAGCGCCTCGGACTGCGTCACGACGGCCTCGTCGAACTTGCTGGTCTGGCGGCGCACCATGCCGAGATCCGCGAGAGCGTTGGCCTGCCCAAGTCGGTCTCCCAGGTCTCGGTAGATCGTCAGGGCTTCTGTCTGCGCTTGGGCGGATGCCTCGTTGTCTGCCGTCAGGTACCAGACGATACCCACCTGGTTGAGCGCGTTGGCCTTCCCTCGTAGATCACCGACTGTGTTGTAGTGCGACACCGCCTCGTTCAGCGCCTCAGCCGCCTTGGCGTAGTCCGCCGTGAACCGGCGGATGACACCGAGTTCGGCCAACGCATCAGCCAAGGCCTGCTCGTCTCCTGTGCGTTGGGCCGCGTCGGCAGCAGTGCGGTGGAGGCTGACGGCTTGATCCCACGGTCCCGCCTGCCGCAGGAAGGGAGCCATGGCCCCGGCCAGTCGGATGACCGTGGAGTGCAGGGCGAGGTTGCTCGCCTGCTCGATACAGGCCAATACATTCGGGCGCTCGTTCTCCAACCAGCCCAGAGCAGCCTCCCGCGTTCCCAGGTCGGGAATCTGCACACTCGGTGGCACCTCAGGGTCAGGCCCAGACCGGGAAACGGCTCCGGCCCGAACGAGATGCCGGTTCACGCTGGCCAGAGTGGCCAGGTAATACGTGCACACCCGCTGAACTGCCTGAACTCGGTCCATACTGTCCCCCTCGTCAGCGAGGCTTCGGGCATAGTCACGGAGCAGGTCATGGAGGCGGTACCGGCTCACCGGGTTCTCGTCGATCAGATGGTCCTCGTAGAGCGCGTCGAAGTGCCGGCGCGCCTCCGCCACCGATACCGAGTCAAGCGCAGCGCCGACGTAGGCGTCGATATCCGCGCCCGGATAGAAGCCCAGCCGACGGAAGAACCGCTGTCGCTCCGCCGGAAGATCCGCGTAGGAGAGATCGAACGCCGCCGCCACCGCACGCTCACCGGCACGCATCTCACCCAGTCGCCCCTGTGCGGCCGACAACCGGTCACGCAGGTCCTCGGCACTCCAAGCCGGGTGGTGCCGCAGTCGGGCCGCCAGGAGAGAAACGCCCAGCGGCAACGAGCCGCACAACCGGACCAGGTCCTCCAGCACAGCCCGG
Coding sequences:
- the haaT gene encoding cyclophane-containing RiPP biosynthesis TPR protein HaaT, whose protein sequence is MRPRRTVLVIALAGGGALMTMLVGLVTNAVSAQAHWPGALGVVQQHGWLSLGVLGAVLIGLTALLAVLSDSGAPDGAPNPLVRPDDGVEPPGAALVLRALPRDTAAFTDRSAELERLTDLVEISQDSGEPLPVHVIDGMPGVGKTAFVVHAGHALAERFPDGQLFVNLNGHTPGRTPVQATEALASLLTATGVPTQRIPVGDDVGAVSEARAAMWRSRLAGKKALLILDNAASYGQLEPLLPAGGGCLVLVTSRKRLAVHEEVVLAVEALPSDHAMALFTQLSGRPPESLDRAVLEDLVRLCGSLPLGVSLLAARLRHHPAWSAEDLRDRLSAAQGRLGEMRAGERAVAAAFDLSYADLPAERQRFFRRLGFYPGADIDAYVGAALDSVSVAEARRHFDALYEDHLIDENPVSRYRLHDLLRDYARSLADEGDSMDRVQAVQRVCTYYLATLASVNRHLVRAGAVSRSGPDPEVPPSVQIPDLGTREAALGWLENERPNVLACIEQASNLALHSTVIRLAGAMAPFLRQAGPWDQAVSLHRTAADAAQRTGDEQALADALAELGVIRRFTADYAKAAEALNEAVSHYNTVGDLRGKANALNQVGIVWYLTADNEASAQAQTEALTIYRDLGDRLGQANALADLGMVRRQTSKFDEAVVTQSEALSIYRELTDRYGEANSLRDLGVVHCLMGEYDLAAQRHGEAYDIYRELNDRVHQGYALNELGVVHRLTGDLAGSREAHTHALENFTDLGDQFGRANSIRYLGVLERLAERPTDAMRAQEEALGLYRDLGSRGGEAAALSELGAARGVAGDRAGAADAFGQSLAILRELGDRCGEAEVLNHQALLLCTSGEAAEARERSSRALSLARDIKCPLEEARALEGIGRCGLATGAADLAGESLREALAIYGRLGSTRAVDEVERLLATQAR